The Rhopalosiphum maidis isolate BTI-1 chromosome 4, ASM367621v3, whole genome shotgun sequence region gtttcaaacAAATGAGTCTGAAAAACAatctgttattaaaattgttaaaccaATAAAATCACCATCGCCATCAATGATGAGGGCAGAATCTgtagaaaaaatacttaaatcacCATCTCCTATACCTAGAATAGAACATGATAAATCTGAAGACTCTTTACCATCAGaaaattcttcaaaaaaaattcatgatACACATTCTCAATTCCTTGAAGTAGAAAACAAATTAGAAGAATTATTTGGTGGAGTAATTACATCAACTAGTACATCtaatcaacaaataataactgaaaataaatcaaaaccaATAATTTCTACAAAGAGgccctataataaaaataagaaacaattaaaaaaagttaaaaaaattatacccaTAGCTGAAAAATCGAAACCAGTTGTTGAACcacctattaaaaaatataaaggtcCATTGATAAGAGTCAATGGGGGTAACATAGAAAATCCAACaagttatgttataattaatcgaAATGTTCAAGATGATGAGGATTCATTAGATGGTCGAAATATTAATCGAAAGACTTATTGTAagttatagtttaaaagtGTCATAGgccattgttttttttttaaataacttaatattaattgtttataattttttgaaagcaTATAAATCTGGTGGTTGCAATGGTGAAGAAAAACCTGATGTGAACAATTTAGAAAGTAGTGATTGGAAATGTGTATTCTGTTCGCGAGGACCTGATGTAAGAAACGTTGTCCATGATCCTTCTGGAGATCTTTTTGGTCCTTATTATGTCAGTATACCAAAGGTTGTAAAATCAAATGATAACCCTAAGCGAAAGGTATTTTTAAaccacttttttattattgaacatattttatggctaaaatgtaatttacagAAATCTaagcataatttaaatgataatgatacTTCAGAAACATATATTGAAGTATGGACTCatgaaaattgtttagtttGGGCGTCTGGTGTTTATATGGTTGGGGATAAAATAATTGGGTTGGAAGATAGTGTGAGAGTCGCAAAAAATACTGTaagtatttttctatattatttaaattatagataataataaaaacatttttttcgctTAGATCTGTAGTTATTGTGGTGTTAATGGTGCTAGTATTGGATGTACAGCACGTCATTGCAAATcgagtatacattataattgtgCTATACACGTTGGCTGGCTTTTAGATAGCCAGAATCACATGACTACATGTAATGTTCATagggtaattatataattttaatctctGATTAGgctttttaactaatatatttatttttacagaattCTCTCCTTGGAAGTAGTTGTCATTAATGGAGCTTTTTTgcttcatatattattatattcaaaaaaaaaaaataggctttttaagttttctttttattattgtgtataatattgtattatggttAGAACATCATCAGCCTTGTTATCAACTTACAAGAATTGACCATTAAGTATTTTCTTATTCATATATTGTCGTatgtttgttaatatatttatgtattttaatctattataattttattaaattgtttagttttataaagtaaagaAGATATGAACTAATGAAATCATTGCAGTATACAACAAGaaagtttatttaactaaaatattcaagtaaGCCTATTATTTTAGAGCTGAAAAAATTGCTCTATTGTAGTCCATATAGTGTGCCACATTTTGGTACATAAACTATACAAGTacatgaacaaaataaatcttgtccatgaatatattttaatcaagttttgtatgaattgtattattttatttatttattttttacattattattaattgtcttgattttatataataattgtatacgttagaaaaaatacatattggtatttattaatattttaaagataatatttattatctattattataattgcaattattaagttagtatttgaatttcttaagatattatgttcttaataaa contains the following coding sequences:
- the LOC113549077 gene encoding uncharacterized protein LOC113549077 codes for the protein MSEGRFPSYHHLPPAAPAPQRHHLATAATPSVPHPLTFHPPAISHQLSSWFTKQDMAAYRNTPYASLHNVAALQMHKPQHTPVIDRWMDSRNNMPPPSRPGPPSPSPAHSANVSPSFSLSRTVEFDLNKHKKESEQMSIDLSSNNKKYENFSYKRATDQVNGQINSTKIGTIEEKAISVIAPNPLKVIKSEVRCDVPDSISIQNVKSFNTESYENKLSKQDNKITWDVVDTPIKIEVEDTNNVEKMLENMFQTNESEKQSVIKIVKPIKSPSPSMMRAESVEKILKSPSPIPRIEHDKSEDSLPSENSSKKIHDTHSQFLEVENKLEELFGGVITSTSTSNQQIITENKSKPIISTKRPYNKNKKQLKKVKKIIPIAEKSKPVVEPPIKKYKGPLIRVNGGNIENPTSYVIINRNVQDDEDSLDGRNINRKTYSYKSGGCNGEEKPDVNNLESSDWKCVFCSRGPDVRNVVHDPSGDLFGPYYVSIPKVVKSNDNPKRKKSKHNLNDNDTSETYIEVWTHENCLVWASGVYMVGDKIIGLEDSVRVAKNTICSYCGVNGASIGCTARHCKSSIHYNCAIHVGWLLDSQNHMTTCNVHRNSLLGSSCH